The genomic window GAGCTTGTGGTGTGTTCTCTTTTGTGACTGAGAGGGATATTTGTGTTTAAGTGTTTAGACCCATACAATGAGCAGAATATTTAGAGTCGGTGAAGGGCCAAGCACCAGCCAACTCTTCACTTACTATGTAAATAGCAAGAGAGGCGATTGAACTGGTGAAACTCCTGATTTCCAAATGACCTTATTTAGGATAGCCCTCATTTACTTTCCTCATTAGTGCATTATTCCATGAAGCATTTACTTCTGTTCCAGAATACAGCTGTTAAGCAggacacatttttatttttttataaaaggctttttctatttctgtactAGTATGATTGGAATGACATGGTTTCTTCTCCCCTGCTGTTGTCCAGGTTGTGAATCAACCCAAGAATGGATAAATCTAAGCAGCCTTACGTTAACCAGAAGACCAGCCTTGAGAAGTTCAgtcctgaaattatttctgaaattgaGAAGCTCTTTGCAAAGAAATTTACTTACACTAAGCCAGTGAATGGTGAATGGAAGCTGCCAGATCCCAGCAATGCTTTTACATGTGATCACGTGGAATTTCACTCACTCCTGGCTCTGAAGGACTCAATGAACGAAGTGAAGAACCAACTAAGTGATAAGAACCTCGAGGACTGGCATCGGCACACCTCATTTACCaataaagcagggaaaataatATCTCATGTGAAGAAGTCTGTAAATGCTGAGCTCTGTACCCAAGCATGGTGCAAATTTCATGAGATCCTGTgcagtttttctcttctcccagaaGAAGCTCTTCAAGATGGAGAACTCAATTCTGTCCACCTCTGTGAAGCACCTGGAGCTTTTATAGCCAGCCTTAACCACTTCTTGAAGTCCCACCATGTCCCTTGCCACTGGAATTGGGTGGCTAATACTCTAAACCCTTATCATGAAGCCAATGACACCCTTATGATGATCATGGATGACCGTCTGATAGCAAATACGTTACCTTGGTGGTACTTTGGCCCAGATAACACTGGGGATGTGATGACATTAAGACATCTAACAGGACTTCAGAGCTTTGTGAGCAGTATGACCACAGTTCACTTGGTAACTGCTGATGGCAGCTTTGACTGCCAGGGAAATCCAGGCGAACAGGAAGCTCTCGTCTCACCCCTTCATTACTGTGAAACAGTCACTGCTTTAATGATCCTGGGCACTGGAGGATCCTTCATTTTGAAGATGTTCACTCTGTTTGAACACTGTTCTGTCAACCTGCTCTTTCTCCTAAACTGCTCTTTTGAGGAGGTCCATGTCTTTAAACCAGCCACCAGCAAAGCTGGAAACTCAGAGGCCTATGTGGTTTGTCTTCGCTATATGGGCAGAGAAAGCCTTCATATGCTTCTTCCTAAAATGATGCAGAACTTTGGAACTGAAATTATCAACAAAGCCCTTTTCTCCCAGCATACACTACCAGAATCATTCCTTAAAATACATGAAGAGTGTTGCATGTTCTTCCACAAGTTCCAGGTAGAGACTATCTCTGAAAATATCAGTCTTTTTGAGCACATGGAAGAAGCGGAGCAGATGAAACTCAACAAGTTAAGAGACTGTGCAGTACAGTTCTTCATGCAAAAGTTCCACATGAAACCCATTGGCAGAAGTAATTGGCTTGTCAAGAAATCCCAGGCTGGTTGCAGCATGAGTGCAAAATGGTTTGggcaaagaaacaaatattttagtaCATACAATGAAAGGAAGGTGATGGAAACCCTGACATGGAATGATAAAGTGGCAAAGGGATATTTTTATCACTGGGCTGAGGAACACAGTTTAAATAATGCTGGGAACACGTGCATCCTGGAAGGATCATTTTCAAACCTTGAATGTAGCTTTTGGTACatcttggaaggaaaaagattGCCAAGGGTAAAGTGTTCTCCATTTTGTGATGTTCAGGTCTTAGAAAGTCTTAATGAGGCTGTGAAAGAGTTGGGTGGGGGGAGGCTGAAAGGCAAATCAATGCTGCCTTGTCACTCTTGTGAAGTTCTTCCTGGGGAACTCATACTGGCAAAAGTGTTTGATCTTTCCAGGTGCCATCAGGAAGTCCTAAATGAAAGTTGTAGTGACCAATTCAAGTGCCTTGTAGTGGgctttccctctctctgtgaCACAGAAAGCCAGCCCAATATGGAAATAAAGCCCGTGGACTCAGCCACGCTGCTGACTTTCACCTTCTCTTTGCTGTATGATGGAGAACCAAAgtaccagcagcagcttttggagTGTGTTCTGCGTTCATTggcccagctggcagcaggagatgcGTTGGTTTTGCCTGTTCTCTCCTGCCTGACACGTTTCACAGCTGGCCTGGTGTTCATCCTGCACTGCTGTTTCAGGAGCATCGCGTTCGCGTGTCCGACCTCGCGGGAGCCCCTGAGGACCAGCGCCGCTTTGCTGTGCGTTGGGTACCAAGGCGTCCCCGCGCCCGTGGTGGAGTATCTGCAGCATCTGAATGCACTGATGAACTCTTTGCTGGACACAGACTCTCCCCAGCAGGTTCTGCAGTTCGTGCCCATGGAGATTCTCCTCCAGGGCAAGCTGTTGGAGTTTCTAGGGGATTTAAACACAGCCATTGCAAAGAGACAGCTCCACCTGATTGtgcaggctcagcagcagcaaatggcTAGTGACATTccactttaaaataattctacaaCTGTGTGAGTTGCTGCTGCTAGACCTTGTTTCAGGGGCAGGCAGAAGGTGTTAAAAACATTGTTTATGTGAATGTAACATTAATGCAAAACTGGTGTGGCATTGAAAGTGCTGGGAGGATGTTTTGAGCTATCAATCCTATTTGCACCATATTTTCTCTGTAGGAaataggagaaaagaaagccaGACCTTGATTTCTGGCCAGTGGGCTGGGTGTTTTAGGATGCAGAATAACATGGAATCCTTGATTCAGTGGAAGCAAGGGCTGACAAGTGAGCATAAGCCTCAGAGCCTCTTGCTATCATCCTTAAAAACTGTCTTTTGACATCCCTTTAatttacagttattttcatttttaatggtGATGTCGAGGAAATCCTGTGTAAGTTGCCTTATGATTTTGTATGGTATGAAATGGTGGTTATAGGTACATGTCCCCATTTGCCATTCTTAAACAAGAGCCTCTGAATTTTCACCTCGTAGCCTTTGAATATCAGCCTCTACTTTAGCACTTCAGTGAGTGAGGACTGAGATGAAAATTTCCTTGCCAAAGCCTGATAATGGTTTCTCCATCTCATTCTTGCAGCTGTTTTGTGAATGCCATGCTGATATCTTGAGTTCCAATTCTCTGCACTTCAGTCACTTGACAGAAGGATCAAATGGAGCTGTTTATGCCAGAGAAGTGCTCAGCCTCTGGTTGTTCATTGCTTACTCTTCAGGCAATAATTTGGATTGCCATCAAGCCCTCTCTTGTGACTTCTTATGGGTCCAAAGCTGAGCTCAATTCTCAAGAATGAAATTTGCTAAAAGAATTAGCCAGTGGCTGTAGACACTTAGGCTTGTAACAAGCAGAACCTTtaagagacatttaaaaataggaaactTCCATTAGCCACGAGAGGCTCATATAACATGCAGTTGCTGGAATTTGCTAGCCTTTCCATGCTAAAAATCCTTAAAACAACAGCTCTGAGGTATTACCATCTGAACAAACAGTTGTTTGAACAGTTCATCAGTTGTGTGCTGCCTTTCTTGTGCACACAAGTGTGTTCATGTTTGTGTGGGAGCCCTCAGGGTTACACAGCTGAAAAGCTTTTGTGTTGTAATTAATCAGTATGTGCTTTTGGTGTGAAGGATGCATATATTTTTTGAAGTAGGAGAAAAGATGTTGATTTACATGGCTGttgtatattttcattttatcaaCAAATATTGAAAGAGTTAATagaccttttttaaaaaaaggaaaacaaatgttgtttgaaaaaataaagccttttattttatgttttcgGTGTTGCTGTTTACATGTTTCTTTACCAAACATGGAAGAAATCAATGAAATGCAGTAGGGGAgcatggtttaatttttttaaaattttttttttagccaagCTTTCCTCATCTTACCATTTGGATCCATCCTCCATGAGTGAAGGGTACAGTTGTCCTCATTTCTCTCTAACTTTAACTTTGGCGTTTACCAGCTTAGAGAGACTCTGCTTGCAGATGTGGTGAAAACAGTGGGGGAGGCCTGCACACAGTTCCCTTGGCCTTGTCACTGAGCCTTGCAGTCCATGTCCCACTGTGCCTGCTGTAACCCTTAGCAGAAGGATTTTCTTAAGGATCTTCAGTTTCTCCTGGCTATGACAACTGCTCTGGTAGGATAAGGTTGTTATACACTGTACTTTTGCCTGCAGAGTCTGTTATTTATTCTTATCCAAATGTTCTCATCCTAATTGCTTGCCTTCACTGAGTGGTGTGATTAAGAAAAAGCTGTGTGCCTTATTCctcagggctggctctgctgcactgcCAGGGGTTCCAGGTGATTGTCTTTGGGTTGGCTATCCAATTTGTCTGGAGACTGCTTGCTAACTTATTTTGATTGCAATTATTAATGCTAATGTGTTTTTCCCGTTGCCTTTCTCTTTGGAAGTAAAGCACCAAAttggagagctggggaggatcATTCTGTGTCCTAGAGGTGTGAGATGACACAGGAAACGAATCCTGTACCAATAACTTCATTTCCTTACAGCtagttggtgtttttttgggaaatCTTTATGCAGAAGAGGAGTTGAATGGATGCTGAACTGAATGACAGTGTTGCCTCTCTTGCTTTTAGTGAAGCTTAAGACTTTGGCTGTTAATGTCAGAATGTTCTTCAGGGATGTGAGGACTTCAGAAGCATCCTTAAATCAGGAGACTGGGTTGGAAGTGGTTGCTATAGGGATTGTCTAGTTGATTTTGGTAGAAATACTGTTTAATGTGTTTATGGTTTTACTGAATTATAGGGAAATGTAAATGCTCAGAATTGTATTCAAGCTTATCAAaagttttatgaaatatttgcattccCAATATAACAATATAAAAACAGTGCCTAAAGACATGAAATGGCAGATTGGaaggtaaaaggaaaatatggaTGTCTTAATTTTGCTGCTACAGACCTTAAAAGATGCATATGCAACTTCTGCAGTCTTTAAAGTCAATTTATACACTACATTATTTAGATTATGCATCTGATTTGAATTTTGATAGATCTTAATATACTAGCATGCCTGGCAGTTTTTGAGTTTAAATAGTTGGTGTTGAAAGCAAAGACAAAGCACTGAGCCCAAAGCAAATTAGCTTTCTCCCTGGCTGAACAGCTATTTAACAAATGTCCTTTTCCTGTCTTGTGTCAGGTCCTCTGTGTCCCCCATGGAGACTGGGGAGATGAAATTTTACCTGTAACACAATTTGCACTAGAGCACCACAGTAAATGGCtccttttattaaaacaataatatGAAATtgtatatgaaaataatattttttcctctgtaggAAACTTGAATAGATTTATTGAAGTGCATCATCATAGTGCTTGGGGATGACTCGCTTGTTAAAGAATTGATTTATCTAAATTGGGGGATAGCAGGGAGAAGAGCCTGTCACTTGCTGGTGAATTGATTTGTTTAGATTGGGGGATAGCAGAGTGAAAGTGAATCAATATTCAAAACTTATTTGTTGCTGAAGCCAGAGATCATTATCTGGGTATCAAAGAGATGAATGAGCAAATGCTGCTTGATATAAATGAGAGCTCATGCCAAGGTAGCCCCGGGTCCTTGGCTGTCAGGTACCTGTGCTTCAAAACAATGACCCTGTACCAGTGGGTAATGAAACCTCAATTAAGACTAAGGAATAAAGGGGCTGTGGTGAAGTGCCTTAAGCCTCTAGAGAGTTAAGGTGATTAAATACTTGCTTTATGATCAGCTGACTGCCCCAGGTTGACGGCAGAGCACAACTCAACACCATTGAGTTGAAATGTAATGAAATCTGTCTTGGGGTCACAATTAAACCTAATTTCAAGGTGGCTGCTGAATAGCTGCACATCCCCACAAATAATGGTGTGCTCTGACAGATGAGTGTTTAGCAGAGGAATGTGGGGCTGTCAGAATTGTGTGAGCCctctgagcagctccctgccttcACTACTGCAGTGATGCTGATGGTACCCAGCCATGCAGCTGGAGCAAATCATGCGACCATGCAgacagcaggcagagccctgcaTGGAGCAGATCAGCAGCACAGGATGTGTTTGGGATTAGTGCAGCTAGGGCTGGGGTGGCTGTAGGATTCCTGGCTGGTGGGAATGGTGATATTTGGCAGCAGAAGCTTGTTGTCACACCTGAAAGCCACGTAACAGCTCTTTGAACTGGCATTGAGTGTTAGCACAAACTGGAAGGGACCTGGATCCAGCTGATGTATTGGGAATTAAAGGAAAGCTAGTTCAAAAACTTACTTTTGCTCTTTGGGAACACAGGAGAGGCTTGTCCACACCTAGGGTGAGCTTGCACTTTTTGTGGAAACACCGGAGGAAGCTGGTGTTTAATAACTGTCAGCACTATGGTCTTAACTATAAATCACAAAGTAATTGATTTCAGGGTGTTAACAAAATTTGGATTTATGGAAAAGTTCAGTTATGCCTAAGATGCACAGTTAATAGCACTGGCACTGAATAAAACTCAAATTAACTTTGTTTCCATTATGAAACAGGGTGGTATTAGCCCAtaaatttatattcatataaGTGGTTTGGCTCTTAATTACGTGACTAGCTTTGTGAAAGTTCTGTGcttgaaagctgttttcagaCTTGGAAACCTGTTAAAAGCTCTGGATATTGTCCAGCTTTCAATTCCCAGCAGTatcactgctctgtgtgtgaaaACTCAAGACCAGACTCTGACTGGAATTGCTCAGACTTTTTGGAGGGAAGAGTTTGAGTAGGAAATGGATTAAATTCAGATGTAAATTAACTCTGACTAGTTCCTCACTAGATTACAGAGGGGATCTGCAGGACAGCCACTGCTACATAGGCTGGATGCTGGGACAATGGGGTTTAGCAAAAGGGAGCTAGAACAGAAGTTACAAATGTACAATTGTAAATTAGACAAATTTGGAGTCTTCTCATATGATCCTGATGCCAAACTGTGCTTAGTGAGTGTAACAGGCCTCAGAGCTGGCTTGGGGCTGAGCACATGCAGCAGCTGAGAAGACCTATTTATGTTTCAGTAACTGACCTTACTCATCACATCACTTTCTGCAGTTTTGAAGTGACCCCTGAAGGaaacagtgacagcagcagtctCAGGAGCATGAGTGGAAGTAATGAAGCAGTAATTAGCAATTAATAAAGTGTGGTGAAACTTTTAACTGCTGTGCTGGCCTAGAGGTCTGGTGCTGGAGTGGAATAGTCCCTTGGAAATCTACAACTCAGATTAATTATCATAATTTCCTTTGGACACCATCTGCTTTTGGAGCCAACTTGTATATTTACTTTTTCCCTTGAAGGTAGATGAGTTTTAAGTGgcttttcacattttccatttctgtggcttttcACAGCAGAGATTAAATTGAAGCTGGGATCAAGATATGGGAAATGAGATGGCCCCTGTGTCTGATGTGTCCTACAGAGACTGTGAGGGTAGGGTTCTGTTGGAATAGCCAGCAGGGTGTCAGAAAAGTGTTGAAAAACATAGACAGAACCTTCTTTGTAGTTGGCAGAGGGGTGGTACCTTTTCCAGGGGGACATAACTTGAAATTGTGCTGTCTCTGTGctcttctcttccccttcccacctCAAGCCCTTCTGAGCCATGTCTGGAAGATGCCACCTTTCAGAGAGTGTGAAAGGCAAGGATTGCTAAGGAGCCCTCCTGACCTGAAGTTGCCACAGGGTTACCAACAACAGGCCAGCCCAGGTGAGGCCAGTAACGCTGTCTGAGGGAGAAGGATCCTGTGCCTGTGGGGATCACCGTGGGGATGCCCTTTGCTCCTCACAGCTGTTGCACTGCGTTGCTTTAGCAGGTGTGTGCTGGGTTATGCCATGCACTGGAAGGTTAGCTAAGGCAAGAACTTAAACTACACCACCACTCCTTGCTCTCCTAAAGATGGGCCTGAAAAATGGTTAGATCATGAAAACATAGAGCCAAACACCACCAGCCTTCCCCTCATTCCCCACTGTGTTAATCATTCATGGCAGGAGCTAAGAGCAAGTCAGGAGGGTCAGGTAAGGCTGAAATAGCTTTTGGTTTTCAGCTATAGGAATGCCCAAAGGACCTGAACAGAGCAAAACACTTTTCAAGCAGCAAAGGTGCAAAAATGGGACACAGGAATTTTGGAATATGTCAGTGCAATTTTAAACGTCACTCGTTTGCACTGAAGGCTTGTAATAATGATTCTATTTTGTCTTGTGtaaatcagttttaattaaTAGAGCAGATGTACCAACAATGCATCTGGAAatgaaatggaggaaaaaagaaaagaggcagCTGGTGCTAGTGGatgtaaatatttgctttttggGAAGTGAAGCTCTGCAGAAACTTCAGGCTCCATTTCAAATTCAGAAGCCTGTTTCTTATGCCTGTGGAGATATATGGAGCAGAAAAAATTAACGAAACCATAATGCTGCTTTATTTGAATCTAGTGCATGTGATGTAAGTAGCCCAAGTTTTTGGAATAGGACCAACATATGAAATCTTGGTTCCTGCTGAAATATTAAGACTTTGTTGATGCAAGGTGCATTAATTCCAGAGGAGCTGTCTCTGTACCAAGAAGCCTTCCCAGGCCTCTGCAGTACAGTCTTGGCTTATGAACATGGACAAATGGAAATGCTAATGTTTGACCCTTACTAGAGCAGAGTGAGGTGCAGTGATGCTACTGAAACAGGGCCTGACTGGCAAACCAAGTGTAAGAGGTTCACATatctgaaagctgctgctggggaggtgtGACAGATGTGTGGATGGACTCTGAGCCTTATGTGAAGCTGAGGGTTGAAACAAAAGCGAGACATAAATTAGGACTTTGCAGGTTTTGATGGGACTCtccacagctctcctgtgttATTTTTTGTGCCCTCTTAACTGCAGAACAGTCTTTTAAATCTTCCTCACTACCTTTCAGTATTGAACTTTTTGTGAAATCCCAGGCTATTTGTGTTAGAATTAGGACagctttttgttctcttttgtattttttttttttgttagtgcCTGTAACTGctaagaaaaatttgaaaacacaaGCCTGAAAGCACAAAGTACTGCAGCAAACATAGAATGTAGCATGCAAAACAAACCCACTTTTAAAGCAATGACTGGTGAGTGGTGATGTCCAGCCTGGAACTGGCAGTGTGGGAGAAGGAAGACAGTAAGGGTTGATCCAGAGCAGGTATTTTGTGTTTGGTGAACCAGACAGTGGGGGTGGGAAGGATTCCTCGAAGTAGTTTAAGTGGTAGCACACATATTGTTAATGCTTATTGCCAGCTCTCTGAGGATAACACAGACTTCCTTGCTCTGCAGCTTACTTTAGTAATAGGACATCAGGAAGCTTGCACACAATGTTGTATGTACATGTTCTGGTTTAGGGTTTTGTGCCTTGATGCTGAGGGATCACCTCAAaatggcagcacagctcagagctgagctggatCTGGATCAAAGTGAAGTTCCTCTGTCCTTTCCCAAAAGAAAGTTTGCAGGTGTAAGTagtgctcctgctgctgaggggaTTGGGTTTTCCAGGCCTGGAGCAGATTATAGGCCTGTCTATACTGAGTTTGCATTGTGGAAGCTTGTGTACAATAACTTGTACAGTAACACCTCACTTCTCTGTCCCTTCTgtttcagagctctgctgtcagCTATTTAATACCCTACTCTGCTTACTGCTGTCATTGTCCTGCTATCCTTCATCCTTCATCCTTAATTGTCCTCGGTGAGCAGCAGGCATCGGGAATGGTGATGAAGATGTAATGGATTGGAAGAGGCAGCAGGAccactggctgtgagagattTGTACAGTGTTGTCTCGCAGGTGAAGCAGCTGAGATTTTTCAGAAGGATGATGTGTATGAAGATGGGTCAGACAGGGTCACCAGGACATGATGAAGTTTAATTTTGCGTTATAAAGGGATTTTCCACTCAACTTCAGACTAATAAGCAGTTAGTTCTTGGTATTTAAAACCAGAATCTCCTTTAGTACTTTTGTCATTACCAGGTGTTGAGTTGGCAGCTGACAACCCCGGTGGTCTTGCTTGTCTATCCATCTTCCACCCAGTCTGTGGGCTTAGGTTGTGTGTGTATATGGAATTCCTGCACACATTCCTCTGCCCATTGTTTCTTATGGGAAGGATTGGATTGTGGTCAGCCACACTTCCAGGATCATCTCCTCCTCAGGTAATGGGATGCCTGAAACTGTAGTTGGACTATTTGGGGaatgatcacagaatcagaatttAGGGCTGAGGAGTCAAATGAAGAGAGAAGAATGCAGAACATGCAGCTACAAGCCTGTGTATGTATTCAAATGCATGGCTCTGTCTCCCCAGGCTGCAGAAGTTATTTTGTGGAATAATTCTCAGTTGTTTAAGGATTTCTGGAAACTAATAGGAAGAGGTGTTATGTTCTATCTGACTTATTTTATTCCC from Parus major isolate Abel chromosome 11, Parus_major1.1, whole genome shotgun sequence includes these protein-coding regions:
- the CMTR2 gene encoding cap-specific mRNA (nucleoside-2'-O-)-methyltransferase 2, with the protein product MDKSKQPYVNQKTSLEKFSPEIISEIEKLFAKKFTYTKPVNGEWKLPDPSNAFTCDHVEFHSLLALKDSMNEVKNQLSDKNLEDWHRHTSFTNKAGKIISHVKKSVNAELCTQAWCKFHEILCSFSLLPEEALQDGELNSVHLCEAPGAFIASLNHFLKSHHVPCHWNWVANTLNPYHEANDTLMMIMDDRLIANTLPWWYFGPDNTGDVMTLRHLTGLQSFVSSMTTVHLVTADGSFDCQGNPGEQEALVSPLHYCETVTALMILGTGGSFILKMFTLFEHCSVNLLFLLNCSFEEVHVFKPATSKAGNSEAYVVCLRYMGRESLHMLLPKMMQNFGTEIINKALFSQHTLPESFLKIHEECCMFFHKFQVETISENISLFEHMEEAEQMKLNKLRDCAVQFFMQKFHMKPIGRSNWLVKKSQAGCSMSAKWFGQRNKYFSTYNERKVMETLTWNDKVAKGYFYHWAEEHSLNNAGNTCILEGSFSNLECSFWYILEGKRLPRVKCSPFCDVQVLESLNEAVKELGGGRLKGKSMLPCHSCEVLPGELILAKVFDLSRCHQEVLNESCSDQFKCLVVGFPSLCDTESQPNMEIKPVDSATLLTFTFSLLYDGEPKYQQQLLECVLRSLAQLAAGDALVLPVLSCLTRFTAGLVFILHCCFRSIAFACPTSREPLRTSAALLCVGYQGVPAPVVEYLQHLNALMNSLLDTDSPQQVLQFVPMEILLQGKLLEFLGDLNTAIAKRQLHLIVQAQQQQMASDIPL